A single Cellulomonas sp. SLBN-39 DNA region contains:
- a CDS encoding GntR family transcriptional regulator: MGTGLEAGVVDANDTSTTGAAAGGGSLREVVYHRLRDEILNGRVSPRERLTEPKLSKAFEVSRTPVREALSRLLSDGLVERTDFGYAVVVPSLADLRDLYELRIALELRGIARAIENPQVRHDEVLLRAELERWQELRDDVPVPDASFVVVDEGFHQTLSRASGNGQLTGALVTVNQKIRAVRMHDFVEEERITATIEEHLAILGLVLARELPDALTALHKHVGESLEVVMERASTAMARMAVAG; encoded by the coding sequence ATGGGAACTGGCCTGGAGGCCGGCGTCGTCGACGCGAACGACACGTCGACGACCGGGGCCGCAGCAGGTGGTGGGTCGTTGCGCGAGGTGGTGTACCACCGGCTGCGCGACGAGATCCTCAACGGCCGGGTCTCGCCCCGCGAGCGGCTCACCGAGCCCAAGCTGTCGAAGGCCTTCGAGGTCTCCCGCACGCCGGTGCGCGAGGCGCTGTCGCGGCTGCTCTCGGACGGTCTCGTCGAGCGCACGGACTTCGGGTACGCGGTGGTCGTGCCGTCCCTGGCGGACCTGCGCGACCTGTACGAGCTGCGCATCGCGCTCGAGCTGCGGGGCATCGCGCGCGCGATCGAGAACCCGCAGGTGCGGCACGACGAGGTGCTGCTGCGCGCCGAGCTCGAGCGCTGGCAGGAGCTGCGCGACGACGTGCCGGTCCCGGACGCGAGCTTCGTCGTGGTCGACGAGGGCTTCCACCAGACGCTGTCGCGCGCGTCGGGCAACGGCCAGCTGACCGGGGCCCTGGTGACGGTGAACCAGAAGATCCGCGCGGTGCGCATGCACGACTTCGTCGAGGAGGAGCGGATCACCGCGACGATCGAGGAGCACCTGGCGATCCTCGGCCTGGTGCTCGCGCGCGAGCTGCCCGACGCCCTGACGGCCCTGCACAAGCACGTGGGGGAGTCCCTCGAGGTCGTCATGGAGCGGGCCTCGACGGCCATGGCGCGGATGGCCGTCGCCGGCTGA
- the urtE gene encoding urea ABC transporter ATP-binding subunit UrtE, with amino-acid sequence MLRLQDVHAGYGRTTVVHGVDLEVGAGEVVAVLGHNGAGKTTLLRAAVGLLPLRTGQVLLDGQDVSRTRPHQRVRRGLAYVPQGQQAFGQLTARENLRLVADVAGREGARRTAEALDLFPALREVLGRRAGLLSGGQRQQLAIARALVTGPRVMVLDEPTEGIQPSVVAEIEDAVVQLAAGGLGVLLVEQHVGFALAACVRFVVLESGRVGASGAGGAEQEGRVRAAMAL; translated from the coding sequence ATGCTGCGGCTGCAGGACGTGCACGCCGGGTACGGGCGCACGACGGTCGTGCACGGCGTCGACCTGGAGGTCGGCGCGGGCGAGGTCGTCGCCGTGCTCGGGCACAACGGGGCCGGCAAGACCACGCTGCTGCGGGCCGCCGTCGGCCTGCTGCCGCTGCGCACCGGGCAGGTGCTGCTCGACGGGCAGGACGTCAGCCGCACCCGCCCGCACCAGCGGGTGCGCCGGGGGCTGGCGTACGTGCCGCAGGGGCAGCAGGCGTTCGGCCAGCTCACGGCGCGCGAGAACCTGCGGCTGGTCGCCGACGTCGCGGGCCGCGAGGGCGCCCGGCGCACGGCCGAGGCCCTGGACCTCTTCCCGGCGCTGCGCGAGGTGCTGGGCCGGCGTGCCGGGCTGCTCTCCGGCGGTCAGCGCCAGCAGCTCGCGATCGCGCGGGCGCTGGTCACCGGGCCGCGGGTGATGGTGCTGGACGAGCCCACCGAGGGCATCCAGCCGTCGGTGGTCGCCGAGATCGAGGACGCCGTGGTGCAGCTGGCCGCGGGCGGGCTCGGCGTGCTGCTCGTCGAGCAGCACGTGGGGTTCGCGCTCGCCGCGTGCGTGCGGTTCGTGGTGCTCGAGTCGGGGCGGGTGGGCGCCTCGGGCGCCGGCGGTGCCGAGCAGGAGGGGCGGGTGCGCGCGGCGATGGCCCTGTAG
- the urtD gene encoding urea ABC transporter ATP-binding protein UrtD, protein MSTSEPDPVAHLDPQALEQVIAAPAARFRHDYLEVRDLRVVFDGFVAVDGVDLTVTQGDLRFLIGPNGAGKTTVVDAITGLAPASGSVRFGGTELLGRPSHRVARAGVGRTFQTASVFDELSVLQNLDIAAGARRRPLSLLRARREVPEEVEAALETVGLTGARDLPAGVLAHGQKQWLEIGMLLVQDARLLLLDEPVAGMSQAEREATGLLLQRIGEQRTVVVVEHDMEFLRAFASSVTVLHQGRVLAEGSVAQVQADPRVVEVYLGTGAHGRGPRTTSTEVE, encoded by the coding sequence ATGAGCACGTCCGAGCCCGACCCGGTCGCGCACCTGGACCCCCAGGCGCTCGAGCAGGTCATCGCCGCCCCCGCGGCCCGGTTCCGGCACGACTACCTCGAGGTGCGCGACCTGCGGGTGGTCTTCGACGGCTTCGTCGCCGTCGACGGCGTCGACCTCACCGTGACGCAGGGCGACCTGCGCTTCCTCATCGGCCCCAACGGTGCGGGCAAGACGACGGTCGTCGACGCGATCACCGGCCTCGCGCCGGCGAGCGGCTCGGTGCGGTTCGGCGGGACGGAGCTCCTCGGCCGGCCCTCGCACCGTGTCGCCCGCGCGGGCGTGGGCCGCACGTTCCAGACCGCGAGCGTGTTCGACGAGCTGAGCGTGCTGCAGAACCTCGACATCGCCGCCGGTGCGCGCCGCCGGCCGCTGAGCCTGCTGCGCGCCCGGCGCGAGGTGCCCGAGGAGGTCGAGGCGGCCCTGGAGACGGTGGGGCTGACCGGTGCGCGCGACCTGCCGGCCGGCGTCCTGGCGCACGGGCAGAAGCAGTGGCTGGAGATCGGCATGCTGCTCGTGCAGGACGCCCGTCTCCTGCTGCTGGACGAGCCGGTCGCCGGCATGAGCCAGGCCGAGCGCGAGGCGACGGGGCTGCTGCTGCAGCGCATCGGCGAGCAGCGCACCGTCGTCGTCGTCGAGCACGACATGGAGTTCCTGCGGGCCTTCGCCTCGTCGGTGACGGTGCTGCACCAGGGCCGCGTGCTCGCCGAGGGCAGCGTGGCCCAGGTCCAGGCGGACCCGCGGGTGGTCGAGGTGTACCTGGGCACGGGTGCGCACGGGCGCGGCCCGCGCACCACGTCGACGGAGGTGGAGTGA